ATGAagattaatttatgaaaaataatggTGCAGGGAAGCATATATGAGGGATATAAACGAGAAGACAAACAAGAGGGTAGCGCATCTCAGCTTAATGTCTTTAGGACTCGCTATTTGCGTTTCAGTTATTCAAGTTTGGCATCTCAAACGCTACTTCCTCAAAAAGAAGCTCATCTAACTTCATTCTATACTTTAGAAAATTTGCTGTCTTGTGCTATCTTTGGGGGTTAATTATAGAGTGGACAtaccaaatcaaataaagaaacacaTGCTTTTTGtgcatgatattatttttgatcACAGAAATTTTATAGAATCATCTACGAAAGATTAATTCATTCATCTATATATAGACCACGAATTAATCACAAATTAAATACTATTTGCCTTGATTTTTGTATCGTGGTAATTAATTGATACTTTGAAAGAGGTAGAGGTAGAACTCTGGCTTTGATGAACTTTGAATGTTGGACACATTAAGAGTACATATGAGTGACTTTCATAGTTTTTAGTATACCATTTACAGAGTAATTTGCTAACGGTCGTGTCAAAGGAAAAATGATCCTTATTAGAGTTATTAGGTCGTTTTTTGGACATCAATGCCAATTTGAAAGTAGGATTAATAATGTCAAAACTGTTAACATTGGTGATAATTTTTACAGTGTTAATAACATGTACTGTCATTACCTTTTGATAATGAGTCAATGACCTTTGACCAATAACGTCAACTCTACGTTGACGCTCATGTTTAGTTTTGCCGCAGGTTGAGATGCTATTTACATCTTTCATCACATATGGACCGTTTAGTAATCACATATGGACcgtttagtaactttagttgtaTGACTTTCGGGAAGTATTATCTAACATAAGGTTCCTACaatgattttacataattgACCACCAAAAGACATAAACTGACGGTATATATGCCATGGTGAGACACTCTAATCTTATATGTAAAGgtgataattatatattacgGTAGACAATTAATTAAATGGGGATATCCAAACACCGCATTGTAGacatattttaaactaaatatttattttaattttataagttttttgaAATGTTATGCATTTCAAAATAATATCTCTAGACATTATTTTTAATCCAAATTTACATCTTAATTTGTGagattatgttattttttttacttatcatTTCTACATTTGAAAACCTACATTTTAGCCATTTGGAAAGTTGATTAAATATAacgtttttttctaaaactaaaatttatgtcACTACCTTATATATTCAAACTTTCAAActaaaaatctaatatattcatCGGTCTAGATCCGTCCACGTGTCCGCGTATACGATTAGATACTACAAGCGCTTGtccaccataaaaaaaaatgtgataggTATATCTACAAATCTCCAAATCtgacattttattttactttttgtttcctaaaactaaaattgatgTGAGTCATATTTTCAGACTAAGAATCTCATCAAATTATTGGTATAGATCCGTCCACGGCATACTAAGAATCTAATAAGTATCATCGGTCTGAATCCATCCACGTCCGCGTATACGATTTGGTGCTAAGGTCTTGTCCACcataaaaaaaagtgagaggTCTATCTAGAGATCTCCAAATCTGTgaagagattagggtttcagagtaaacaacaaccaaaagagTGAGCAGGGCTGAAAACAGCCATGATCCGGCTTGGGTCGAAAAAGAAGAGGTGTAACACTTCACCACCTTTGACAAGGTCTCAAACCTGCCCGTTGGAGAGGATTCCTCTAGAAATGAAAGAGGAGATTCTCATGAAATTGAAGGCCAAATGCATCTCGAAGTTCATCAGCATTTCTAAATCCTGGTCATCGATAGTCCGCAGCAAACGTTTCACCAACTTGTACCTGAATCGATCTATGGCTCAACCACATATCCTTTTCTCATTGACCGACCGTAGAGACAATGAGATGCAGCTCTTTTACTCTTGCTCTCAGGAGGATCCATCTTCTGATCATCAAACGGTCAGTTGTCCCCCTCTGAATCACGATAAGAGGTTTGAATTTTCTCCACCTGTCCGTGGCTTGCTGTGCTGTCTGAATGATAATGATAGAGTGATGATTGGGAATCCTACTACTTGTCAATTTATTACTTTGCCGAGAGTCCAAACTGAGAGGAAACTGAATGACATTTATAATGTCAACATATGCCACTTCTTTGGATATGATCCTGTTAATGGTGAATTCAAAGTGTTGTGCATGACGGTGTTACGTAATAAACGATCAATCGGTGTTGTGTCACAGGACCATCAAGTTTTCACTCTAGGAGCTACGAGAAAGGAATGGAGAAAAATTGAATGTATGTATCCCCATAATATTCATCCTAGAGATAAAGGTGTATGTAGCAATGGGGTTGTGTATTATCTAGCTTGGATAGCCAAAGTTCGTTCTCTGATGTGCTTTGATGTTCGTTCTGAAAAGTTTAGTGTCATTAAGTTACCCAATAACGGGAATGTCCAATATCTGTCGGAATACGGCAAAAAGATAGCTGTGACGGATCTGATATTCGGCGGCACATTTGACTTGTGGGTTCTTGAAGATGCCAGCATACCACATTGGTCACCTGTTTCAATCGTGATTCCATAtgagtttggatttttaaaattaagggGTAGACTTGGCACCGGCGAGCTTGTATTTGCACCGTTCTTTGTCACAAACCCGTTCTTTATACTATGTTACGATCTCAAGGAAAGCAAAGTTAGAAAAATCCAGATCGAAGGAATTGGGACTCACTTTAAGCCTATACATGTCTATCTGGATCATGTTAAGAGTCCTATGTTTCTGGAACTGTAAGGTAAATCATCTGTTGATGACTAGTTCTTTGTTGTTGTCTGCTGaactaatctctctctttctctctcttttttctttctttttcttttgaataaagTTGTCGGATATTGTTTGTTTAAGACTAATCCTTATTGGAATATGCTCAACAATGGTTCTGTATCTTTTGAATTTATGCAATTGCATTATTTATGActtgtttaaataatttatgattttgtgtgGAGCTTATAGTACTGCTTCggttttttaatttgatttattttggaGAGAATGATGAGTTTAGTGTTTGGCTAGATGTATCTTTTTATCACCATCTTATAAATCTTTTGCATAAAAGCAAAATTATCTCAGTAATTacttataatcttttttttttaattatgtttgacTAAACGATCACACACGTTCGTGCTCGGAGATTTTATGTATCTTTAcgttatgtttttatttaacttattgTTTGAAATCAATTCTACATTTGAAAATCTACATTTCTGTccattttgaaaaattaattgaatCAAATCtttagagactttttttttgtttcctaaaactaaagtttatgtatattcaaacttttaaacTAATGATCTAAATCTAGTCTTATCAATTGAAGTCATTTCTACTTTTGAAAATCTACATTTTCGCTacgtttgagatttttttttctttttctaaaactaaaagtcatatttttaaaaagtaagaatCTAATCAAATTATCGATCTAGATACTAATAATCTAATAAATATCATTGGTAAATCCGTTCAGCGTCTGCGTATACGATTAGGTGTTGAAGTGTTGTCCTTTCAAAATAAGAATCTAATCAAACTATCGGTCTAGATTCGTCCACACATACTAAAAATCTAATCAATATCATCGGTATATCCGTCCTCTGTCCACGCGTCCGTCTATGCGATTAGATGCTAAGGTGTTGTCCaccatacaaaaagaaaagtgagaGGTCTATCTACATGCAAATCTCCAAAATCTGTAAAGAGACTAGGGTTTCAGAGTAAACAATAACCAAAAGAGTGAGCGGAGCTGAAACAGCCATGATCCGGCTTGGTTCGAAAGAGATGAGGTCTAACACTTCACCACCTTTGACAAGGTCCCAAACCTACCCGTTGGAGAGGATTCCTCTAGAAATGAAAGAGGAGATTCTCATGAAATTGAAGGGCAAATACATCTCCAAGTTCATCAGCGTTTCAAAATCATGGTCATCAATAGTCCGTAGCAAACGTTTCACCAAGTTGTACCTGAATCGATCTTTGGCTCAGCCACGTATCCTTCTCATTGACCGTGGAGACAGGGAGAAGCAGCTCTTCCACTCTTTCTCTCAGGAGGATCCATCTTCTGATCATCATACGGTCAGTTGTAACCGGTATGACTTTTCTCCACCTGTTTGTGGCTTGATTTGCGGTCTAAATGATCATAATCTAGTGATGATTGGGAATCCTAGTACTTCTCAGTTCATAACTTTACCGAGAGTCATATCGGTGAGAAAAGACATAAGCTGCTTCTTAGGATATGATCCTGTTAATGGTGAATACAAAGTGCTGTGCATGATGATACCACGTGGATATCATCATCTACGTAGAACATCATCAAGAGCTGTTGCGTACTCGCAGGAGCATCAAGTTTTCACTATAGGAGCAACAAGTAAGAGATGGAGAAACATCGAATGTAAGCATATCCATTATACTCGTCGTAGATCTCAAGGGATATGCAGCAATGGGGTTGTGTATTACCTAGCTTGGATCAACGTTGTTCGCTCTCTGATATGCTTTGATGTGAGGTCTGAAAAGTTTAGTGTCGTTAAGTTGCCCGGGGTCGTCCAACTTCTATCCAACTACGGCGAAACAATAGCTGTAACGAATTCGTTAACCGACGCTACACTTGACTTGTGGGTTCTTGAAGATGCCAGCAGACAAGAATGGTCAAAAGTGTCAGTCGTGATTCCTTCTTGGAATGATTCATTTAGGTGGTCTCAAGCAGCATTCAGGTTCAGGGGTACACTTGGCACCGGAGAGCTTGTATTTGCACCCATCTTTGTCACAGACCCATACTTTCTACTATGTTACAATCCCAAGGAAAGCAAAGTTAGAAAAATCAACATTGAAGGAATTGGGAGTCAATTTACTTCTAGACATGTCTATTTAAATCATGTTGAGAGTCCTATGTTTCTGGAACCTGTTCATCACTAGTTCTTCGGCGACTTGGTGTTGCCTGAACTACTCTCTCTCCCtatctctctcaaactctcaaactctcaaactctcaactctcaagtgTTTCAGTCAAGGTGTcgaataatgttatttttgtttaagacTTTGTGTCCTGGTTGGATTATGATAAATGGTATTGTATGCTTATGGATAATGACTTGTTTTAAAGAGTTTTGTGTTGGCTTTAGATGATGGATCGTTATTATCATCTTCCATACATAAGGGCAAAATTACCTCagcaaatttatttataaacttttttttgtaagttttgtttGACTAATTTCTAAACCATCACACACGTACGTAACGTCTTCGGACTTCGGAGTTTGATATACACGCGTAAAAAGCGCGTGGGTAATAACATTCTCTTAATTCTCAAGTTTTTGATTCGTTTGCCTTCGTCAGAAGTTATAAAGCCATCGGTGGTGACGACGGAATCAACATCAGTGATTGTTCCTCCGCCGGAGATAACACCTAATCTGAACCCTTACATGTTTTAAGAATCCGATCTCGTTTCTATTCCGCCGTAAGATCCTCTTTTCCTATCTAATTCTGATCCGATTTCAATGGATGCTCCGATCTCCGATCTCGACGACGAGAACGGAGATTTCGCCGATTTCGATTTCCCGTTTGATAGCTCCGATGATTTCTTCGATTTCGATTTGGCGGAGCCCGCGGCGGCGGTGATACCTAACGAGATCGGGAATAATCGTCCGAATTCGGACTCGTCGGAAAACAGAAACGGCGACGGAGGTTCTGATTCTGTTCATTCTCAGGTTTCATCTCAAGGCTCCAAGACGACTTTTGTGAACGACACCGTTGACGCGGCCTTATCCTCCCCTGAATCGAGCAATCACCAGAAGATTGATCCATTCATCTATATATAGACCAAGAATTAATCAAAAATACTATTTGCCTTAATTTTATGTATCGTGGTAATTAATTGATACTTTGAAAGAGGTAAGAGGTAGAACTCTGGCTTTGAACTTTGAAGGGTTGACACattaagggggtgttattggattgtggtttttaaagaaggtttgatgtatttaagaatcagatgttattcaattgggtatttttaaaaatccattaaaatctagtgttattcaatatctactggattttgtgtgattttggatttcaacgtactttgcttctaaaatatgaacaaacacaataccacacttttctcaatcatttcattttcttctcctctcttaaGATGGATCTTTAGCCTTtgacatattattgtttgattttttttctcaatccttttatataatcacacttattcaccagatatgtattatttttgagaatttttttttgtgttctttaacttttttttctgggttcatgatctataacttttttttttggtttatgatataatcacactttttttttctgggttcaatctctgtttcttcctcctcaaaccctttgtatataatcacacttattcatcagatctgtgtttttttgtattctttaattttttttttctgggttcatgacaTCTGGGTTCTTTAATTACACCAAAAATCtggattgaaaacaaatacagtttaattcaagttttctatgacatgtgtaaaagtctgggtgttattaatttaatataattttggtgtataacacagtttatggatatatatatatttttttctaacaataactttttaaaaaatccataacaatcaccaaaaatacattatcgatgactttcaaatccaccttatatgcattataaagtccacacaaatgcattagacttttaaatccactaatgtcctgggttaattaaaatctattaaaatcctcaatccaataacaccccctaagaATACATATGAGTGACTTTAATAGTTTTTAGTACACCATTTACAGAGTAATTTGCTAACGGCCGTGTCAAAGGAAAAATGATCCTTATATTAGAGTTATTAGGTCGTTTTCTTGGACATCAATGCCAGTTTGAAAGTACGATTAATAATGTCAAAATTGTTAACATTACTACTGTGATAATTTTTACAGTGTTAATAACATGTGTACTGTCATTACCATTGACCAATAACGTCAACTCTACGTGACGCGCATGTTTAGTTTTGCCTCAGGTTGAGATGCTATTTACATCTTAAATCACATATCGACcgtttagtaactttagttgtaTGACTTTCGGGAAGTATTATCTAACATATAAGGTTCCTATAATGCGGTGTTTGGGTGTCTCGATTTTGTATTAATTGGCAACCAAAATACATAAACTGACGGTATGCACTCTAATCTTAATTATATGTAAAGGCTGATAATTATATATCACGGTGGACAATTATGTAAATGAAGATATCCAAACACTAGgcatattttaaataaaatatttattttataagtttttaaaaattttatgcaTTTCAAAATAATGTctaaacattatttttaatccaaatttacatcttttgtgagattatgtttttttttttacttatcatTTCAAATCATTTCTACATTTGAAAATCTACATTTTAGCCATTTGGAAAGTTGAttaaatataatcttaattttttttcttttctaaaactaTAATTTATGTCACTAGCTCATATGTTCAAACTATCAAACTAAGAATCTAATACATTCATCGGTCTTGATCTGTCCATGCGTCCGCGTATACAATTAGGTGCTATAAGCGTTTGTCcaccataaaaaaaatgtgaaaaatatatctacaaaatctccaaaatctgaaattatattttactttttgtttcctaaaactaaaatcaatGTGAGTCATATTTTCAGACTAAgaatctaattaaattatcgGTTTAGATTCGTCCACGCATACAGAGAATCTAAGAAGTATCGTCGGTCTAAATGCATCCACGCGTCCGCGTATACGATTTGGTGCTAAGGTCTTGTCTGCCATAGAAAAGTTATCGGTTTAGATTCGTCCACGCATACTGAGAATCTAATACGCATCGTCGGTCTAAATCCATCCACACGTCCGTGTATACGATTTGGTGCTGAGGTCTTGtccaccataaaaaaaaaagtgagaggtCTATCTACAAATCTCCAAATGTGTgaagagattagggtttcagagtaaacaacaaccaaaagagCAGAGCTGAAAACAACCATGATCCGGCTTGGGTCGAAAGAGAAGAGGTGTTACAGTTCACCACCTTTGACAAGGTCCCAAACCTACCCGTTGGAGAGGATTCCTCTAGAAATGAAAGAGGAGATTCTCATGAAATTGAAGGGCAAATGCATCTCGAAGTTCATCAGCATTTCTAAATCCTGGTCATCGATAGTCCGTAGCAAACGTTTCACCAACTTGTACCTGAATCGATCTATGGCTCAGCCACGTATCCTTTTCTCATTGACCGACCTTGGAGACAATGAGATGCAGCTCTTCTACTCTTGCTCTCAGGAGGATCCATCTTTTGATCATCAAACGGTCAGTTGTCCCCCTCTGAAGCACGATAACttgtttgaattttttcaaCTTGTCCGCGGCTTGCTGTGCTGTCTGAATCATAATAATAAAGTGATGATTGGGAATCCTACTACTAGTCAATTTATTACTTTGCCGAGAGTCCAAACTGTGAGGAAAGACATAAGCTACTTCTTTGGATATGATCCTGTTAATGGTGAATACAAAGTGTTGTGCATGACGGTGTCACGTTATGATACATCAAGCGATGTTGTGTCACAGGAGCATCAAGTTTTCACTCTAGGAGCTAGGAGAAAGAAATGGAGAAAGATCGAATGTAAGCATCCCCATTATACTCCTCGTAGAAGTCAAGGGATATGCAGCAATGGGGTTGTATATTATCTAGCTTTTATCCAACTTGTTCTGTCTCTGATATGCTTTGATGTGAGGTCTGAAAAGTTTAGTGTCATTGAGTTACCCAGGGACGAGAATGACCAATATCTGTCGCACTATAGCGAAAAGATAGCTGTGGCGAATCTGTTAGTCACTGGTACAATTGACTTGTGGATTCTTGAAGATGCCAACAAACCACATTGGTCACAAGTTTCAATCTTGATCCCTTCTTGGACAGATTCATATGGTCAGTTTGAATTTTTCAAGTTAAGGGGTAGACTTGGCACCGGCGAGCTTGTATTTGCACCGGTCTTTGTCACAAACCCGTTCTTTTTACTATGTTACGATCTCAAGGAAAGCAAAGCTAAAAAAATCAAGATCGAAGGAATTAGGACTCACTTAACGCGTATAAATGTCTATCTGGATCATGTTGAGAGTCCTATGTTTCTCAAACTGTAAGGTAAATCATCTATTGATGATAGTTCTTTGTTGTTATTGTCTGCTGaactaatctctctctttctctttttttctttttttttctttcaagtttttgaaTTAAGTTGTCGTTGGATATTGTTTGATTAAGACTAATATATCCTTGCTGGAATATGATCAACAATGGTTCTGTATGCTTTTGAATTTATGCAATTGCAATGTTTATGacttgtttaaaataatttataattttatgtgGAACTTATACTGCTTcggtttttttatttgatttttttttggcgagGATAATGAGTTTAGTGTTGTTGGCTAGATGTATCTTTATCACCCACACCTTATAAATCTTTTGCGTAAGAACAAAAGTACCTCAATAATtacttaaaatcttttttaattatgtttgacTAAACCATCACACACGTTCTTGCTTGAAGATTTGATGTAactttatattatgtttttatttaaccTATTGTTTGAAACCATTTCTACATTTTGGccattttaaaaagtaaattgaATCAAAATTTTGAGACTTTATATTGTTTCGTAAAACTGAAATTTATGTCACTATAGCTCATAATTCAACCTTTTAAACTAAgaatctaatattttttattagacTTATCATTTGAAGTCATTTCTACATTTGAAAATTTACATTTTAGCCATTGAAAAgttaaataatcaaatctaaTCTACCAAAAAGGCGCCAGCTAATAAATTCGCATGCTTGTAtcctttaattttaattttaaagggTGCCAGAAAGAATTTGTTACTATAAGATAATGATATATACGTTTAGAATCTTTagataaacaagaaattttAAGTTGAGATCAGCATTGGACTGGTGATAGAATTGTAGGATAAAAATCAACAAGTCACCCACAAAATTCTCATGAACCACTTATTTTGTTTCTACCACGACATTTTGGATATGTTGATGACTAAAGACTTGATTGGAACCACATTTATTAAAGCATTAGCATTATGCAGCATAAGCATTAAGGTGCATAAGCTGTATGCTCTTGCTTTGATTAATATAACACAATTAGTTGATCTGTTATTCGCCGGTACATTTGACTTGTGGGTTCTTGAAGATGCCAGCATACCACATTGGTCACATGTTTCAATCCTGATTCCTTCATTTGAGTTTGTATTTTTCATATTAAGGGGTAGACTTGGCACCGGCGAGCTTGTATTTGCACCGTTCTGTGTCATAAACCCGTTTTTTATACTATGTTACGATCTCAAGGAAAACAAAGCTAGAAAAATCCATATCGAAGGAATTGGGACTCACTTTACGCCTATACATGTCTATCTGGATCATGTTGAGAGTCCTATGTTTCTGGAACTATAAGGTAAATCAACTGTTGATGACTAGTTCTTTGTTGTTGTCTGCTGaactaatctctctctttctctctttttttttttctttttcttttgaattaaGTTGTCGGATATTGTTTGTTTAAGACTAATCTATATTGGAATATGCTCAACAATGGTTCTGTATGCTTTTGAATTTATACAATTGCAATGTTTATGacttgtttaaaataatttatgattttatgtGGAGCTTATACTGCTTCggttttttaatttgattaattttggcGAGAATGGTGAGTTTAGTGTTGTTGGCTAGATGTTTTTTTATCACCCATCTTATAAATCTTTTGCGTAAGAGGAAAATTACCTCAATAATTActttaaatctttttatttaaaattaattatgtttgacTAAACCATCACACACGATTCGTTCTCGGAGATTTTATGTAACTTtacattatgttttatttagCCTATTGTTTGAAGTCA
The Camelina sativa cultivar DH55 chromosome 15, Cs, whole genome shotgun sequence DNA segment above includes these coding regions:
- the LOC104745260 gene encoding putative F-box protein At3g10790, giving the protein MIRLGSKKKRCNTSPPLTRSQTCPLERIPLEMKEEILMKLKAKCISKFISISKSWSSIVRSKRFTNLYLNRSMAQPHILFSLTDRRDNEMQLFYSCSQEDPSSDHQTVSCPPLNHDKRFEFSPPVRGLLCCLNDNDRVMIGNPTTCQFITLPRVQTERKLNDIYNVNICHFFGYDPVNGEFKVLCMTVLRNKRSIGVVSQDHQVFTLGATRKEWRKIECMYPHNIHPRDKGVCSNGVVYYLAWIAKVRSLMCFDVRSEKFSVIKLPNNGNVQYLSEYGKKIAVTDLIFGGTFDLWVLEDASIPHWSPVSIVIPYEFGFLKLRGRLGTGELVFAPFFVTNPFFILCYDLKESKVRKIQIEGIGTHFKPIHVYLDHVKSPMFLEL
- the LOC104745261 gene encoding putative F-box protein At3g10790 → MIRLGSKEMRSNTSPPLTRSQTYPLERIPLEMKEEILMKLKGKYISKFISVSKSWSSIVRSKRFTKLYLNRSLAQPRILLIDRGDREKQLFHSFSQEDPSSDHHTVSCNRYDFSPPVCGLICGLNDHNLVMIGNPSTSQFITLPRVISVRKDISCFLGYDPVNGEYKVLCMMIPRGYHHLRRTSSRAVAYSQEHQVFTIGATSKRWRNIECKHIHYTRRRSQGICSNGVVYYLAWINVVRSLICFDVRSEKFSVVKLPGVVQLLSNYGETIAVTNSLTDATLDLWVLEDASRQEWSKVSVVIPSWNDSFRWSQAAFRFRGTLGTGELVFAPIFVTDPYFLLCYNPKESKVRKINIEGIGSQFTSRHVYLNHVESPMFLEPVHH
- the LOC104745262 gene encoding F-box/kelch-repeat protein At3g04660-like produces the protein MIRLGSKEKRCYSSPPLTRSQTYPLERIPLEMKEEILMKLKGKCISKFISISKSWSSIVRSKRFTNLYLNRSMAQPRILFSLTDLGDNEMQLFYSCSQEDPSFDHQTEHQVFTLGARRKKWRKIECKHPHYTPRRSQGICSNGVVYYLAFIQLVLSLICFDVRSEKFSVIELPRDENDQYLSHYSEKIAVANLLVTGTIDLWILEDANKPHWSQVSILIPSWTDSYGQFEFFKLRGRLGTGELVFAPVFVTNPFFLLCYDLKESKAKKIKIEGIRTHLTRINVYLDHVESPMFLKL